The following are from one region of the Fusarium keratoplasticum isolate Fu6.1 chromosome 4, whole genome shotgun sequence genome:
- a CDS encoding PH domain-containing protein → MDLPHSQSQGQPSSLPHHPASAQSPYYSYSYGQDSSPESSSASYQRATALNTAANANTQPHPQYDDDYHLSNSTHAPQQLSQQQGRFTEEWGAAQRGPSVLLDYPHNGASMQRANSVHSFNAGDDQALPVRSNTLKKKNSLRRNGSLKRSSSRRSMRAGSVKSLALQSTSDPDEAHSAFHCPVPTSGNPTDALANRFQNWRKVLKDLIAYFREIQTHYEHRSKSLIKLANVSNNISAPPGFLQSAGIDDALQSLRVYNKNAVLEANKAKEIEDDVILALTGLRSDLQQKIKEIKNLSGDFKNSVEKEMDHTRKAVKTLGDVLGRNELDESLTTGKQDPYLLRLAVDRQVERQIDEENYLHQAYLNLENSGRELESIVVGEIQKAYNAYAGILKREADNSYNVIGELRDGPISMPKDHEWMHFVTHDEKFVDPTIPLRTADQIHYPGQDHEAAQEIRAGLLERKSKYLKSYTAGWYVLSATHLHEFKSADKAQAPVMSLYLPEQKLGSHSNGEGSSNKFILKGRQTGGMHRGHTWVFRAESHDTMMAWYEDIKVLTEKTPEERSQFVRSHSRSLSRSSRRSVSSDGLVDEEDEEPFTADTESFTNPGPRQHDTTPRRSQAGGRFPSDIQVNAQRGLQASHSPSSVSSGFQDNHKDSLPPIVTGALVGSAAGNSEQNRENGLGYGAVHQTPLDEMPSNAAIASQKAHYDGVNPYTSEPVQQAPGEPTTIHQPKPQPPYPQHPMGLSEYVEENRDDTRFVPIVIPQGKEDRDNNKPPYDLQGNTHEEPREQDNNGYVLGPQTSTYNQTSYNDSTSYEREASSNQQPGWDEHTNGGTKATNYHLMTVGEGFPRLDGGAAGESQPSTNKPESVFTEPDSVLLRTDDEDDIPPVRPSGNNRTESHNTISNLHIPGGYPKSTFA, encoded by the exons ATGGATCTACCACACTCCCAATCCCAAGGTCAACCTTCATCTCTTCCACATCATCCGGCCTCTGCCCAGAGTCCATACTATTCATACTCTTACGGTCAAGATTCTTCTCCTgaatcctcctcggcctcatACCAGCGCGCAACCGCCCTCAACACGGCCGCCAACGCAAACACGCAACCTCATCCACAATACGACGACGACTACCACCTCTCGAATTCTACACACGCGCCGCAGCAGCTGTCGCAACAACAGGGTCGCTTCACCGAGGAATGGGGAGCCGCACAGCGTGGACCTTCTGTCCTTCTTGATTATCCTCACAACGGCGCAAGCATGCAGCGCGCCAACTCGGTGCACAGCTTCAATGCTGGCGACGACCAAGCGCTCCCCGTGCGCTCCAACACCCTCAAGAAAAAGAACTCGCTGCGCCGCAATGGGAGCCTTaagcgcagcagcagccgtcGTAGCATGAGGGCTGGCAGCGTCAAGAGTCTCGCCTTGCAATCTACATCGGATCCCGACGAGGCGCACAGTGCTTTCCACTGCCCAGTTCCCACATCTGGCAACCCGACCGATGCGCTCGCAAACCGGTTTCAGAACTGGAGAAAGGTGCTCAAGGATCTCATCGCATACTTTCGTGAGATTCAGACACACTATGAGCACCGCTCCAAATCTCTCATCAAACTGGCCAATGTTTCCAACAACATCTCTGCACCACCTGGCTTCCTTCAATCGGCGGGTATTGATGATGCGCTCCAATCTCTGCGAGTCTACAACAAGAACGCTGTTCTCGAagccaacaaggccaaggagattgaagATGACGTGATTCTCGCCCTGACTGGATTGCGAAGCGATCTTCAGcagaagatcaaggaaaTTAAGAACCTCTCGGGTGACTTCAAGAATTCGGTTGAGAAAGAGATGGACCACACTCGCAAGGCAGTCAAGACTCTTGGTGACGTGTTGGGGCGGAATGAGCTTGATGAGTCGTTAACGACCGGCAAACAAGACCCATACTTGCTCCGCTTGGCTGTCGACCGTCAGGTGGAACGGCAGATTGACGAGGAGAATTACCTGCACCAGGCATATCTCAACCTGGAGAACTCAGGCCGAGAGCTAGAGTCAATTGTTGTTGGAGAGATCCAGAAGGCCTATAATGCCTACGCTGGCATCCTCAAGCGTGAGGCCGACAACTCGTACAACGTCATTGGCGAGCTTCGAGACGGCCCAATTTCCATGCCCAAGGACCACGAATGGATGCACTTTGTTACCCACGACGAGAAATTCGTCGACCCGACAATCCCCCTCAGGACGGCGGACCAGATTCACTATCCCGGACAGGACCACGAGGCGGCGCAGGAGATCCGGGCCGGATTGCTGGAGCGAAAGAGCAAATATCTCAAGAGCTATACAGCCGGCTG GTATGTACTTTCTGCGACTCACCTCCACGAGTTCAAATCGGCGGATAAGGCGCAAGCCCCCGTCATGTCTCTATACCTTCCAGAACAGAAACTAGGATCTCACTCGAACGGAGAGGGCTCTTCGAACAAGTTTATTCTCAAGGGCCGCCAGACGGGCGGCATGCACCGTGGACACACCTGGGTCTTCCGCGCCGAGAGCCACGATACCATGATGGCCTGGTACGAGGATATCAAGGTGCTCACGGAGAAGACGCCCGAGGAGCGCAGCCAGTTTGTGCGCAGCCATTCTAGGAGCCTTAGCCGATCATCCCGACGGTCAGTTAGTAGCGATGGACTggtcgacgaggaagacgaggagcccTTCACGGCCGACACCGAATCCTTTACCAACCCGGGACCGAGGCAACACGATACGACCCCCCGGCGATCTCAAGCAGGTGGGCGGTTCCCATCTGATATCCAAGTCAATGCGCAACGTGGCTTACAGGCCTCTCATTCGCCTTCTAGTGTAAGCTCCGGGTTCCAGGACAACCACAAGGACTCCTTGCCGCCGATTGTGACGGGGGCCTTGGTTGGATCGGCAGCTGGAAACTCTGAACAGAACCGGGAGAATGGTCTGGGCTATGGAGCTGTGCACCAGACGCCTCTGGACGAGATGCCCTCAAATGCTGCCATTGCCAGCCAAAAGGCGCACTACGATGGTGTCAACCCTTACACGAGCGAGCCCGTCCAGCAGGCCCCGGGCGAACCGACCACGATTCATCAGCCGAAGCCCCAGCCGCCTTATCCACAGCATCCCATGGGGCTGTCGGAATACGTCGAGGAGAACCGAGACGATACCCGTTTTGTTCCCATCGTGATTCCTCAGGGTAAGGAGGATCGCGACAACAACAAGCCACCGTACGACTTGCAGGGCAACACACATGAAGAGCCACGGGAGCAAGATAACAACGGATACGTCCTTGGTCCTCAGACCTCAACTTACAACCAGACATCCTATAACGACTCTACGTCATATGAGCGGGAGGCGTCTTCCAACCAGCAGCCAGGCTGGGATGAGCATACCAACGGTGGTACCAAAGCAACCAACTACCACCTGATGACAGTTGGAGAAGGATTCCCCAGACTGGATGGCGGCGCTGCTGGCGAGTCCCAGCCTTCTACTAACAAGCCGGAATCGGTGTTTACGGAGCCCGACTCGGTGCTTCTTCGAacagacgacgaggatgataTTCCTCCTGTGCGACCTTCTGGCAACAACCGCACCGAGAGCCACAACACCATTTCCAACCTGCACATTCCTGGTGGTTATCCTAAGAGCACTTTTGCGTGA
- a CDS encoding CDP-diacylglycerol--serine O-phosphatidyltransferase translates to MSRRSSTMASNSNGNIPKDVPSSNPAMDKQKMLLSADVGHFSLVRAMHLADLITLLNGGCGVMSIFTSLRYCLGDPSVHDNIWLALVFLPFGLFFDFLDGKVARWRKKSSLMGQELDSLADLISFGVAPAMVAFTLGFRTVADTVGLTFFVLCGLTRLARFNVTVAVLPKDASGKSQYFEGTPIPTSLGMDAIMAYWLSQGWIHDNLPFGTWFQGSALEFHPAVILFMIHGCLMTSKTIRIPKP, encoded by the exons ATGTCTAGGCGGAGCAGCACGATGGCGTCGAACTCGAACGGAAACATCCCCAAGGACGTCCCGTCCTCCAACCCAG CAATGGACAAGCAAAAGATGCTTCTGTCTGCCGATGTTGGACACTTTTCCCTCGTGCGCGCCATGCACCTTGCCGACTTGATCACCCTCCTGAACG GTGGTTGCGGTGTCATGTCCATCTTCACGTCGCTACGATACTGCCTCGGCGATCCCAGCGTACACGACAACATTTGGCTTGCGCTCGTCTTCCTCCCGTTCGGCCTGTTCTTCGACTTTCTCGATGGAAAGGTGGCTcgttggaggaagaagagcagctTGATGGGCCAGGAGCTGGACTCTCTCGCTGACTTG ATCTCCTTCGGTGTCGCCCCAGCTATGGTGGCCTTTACACTTGGCTTCCGCACCGTTGCCGACACGGTCGGCCTCACCTTTTTCGTTCTGTGCGGTCTCACTCGCCTCGCGCGCTTCAACGTGACCGTGGCTGTCCTGCCCAAGGACGCCTCGGGCAAGAGCCAATACTTTGAGGGAACCCCGATCCCTACCTCGCTTGgcatggatgccatcatggCGTACTGGCTCTCGCAGGGCTGGATCCATGACAACCTGCCTTTTGGCACCTGGTTCCAGGGCTCTGCTCTTGAATTCCACCCCGCCGTCATCCTGTTCATGATCCATGGCTGCCTCATGACCAGCAAGACGATCCGCATACCCAAGCCCTAA
- a CDS encoding MFS domain-containing protein — translation MEPLRSLERQDSEKSEARREHLRVNAAVQNVTDTMIAVTESFRHHYQQQYGGYAPPAPAPTYTHSRSSSNTSESTERLLDVDPMRHMSVSDMSPSSISPYQTSPVPNVLVPGRSPDAESDSLLETDMYTEMTETTGPAPEDLIRLATPNLPARLDTPHTPPPRFSIPVNLSERQPHVSPPQLATDFSVNHGGLVNAARRFEAFRSTTQHHQYMALRPDVGTETQPLGTTTLIRAGTDVESPVSKGGVRRKPLTRGAKPIEFNYATNETLFVAVICMAQVLAFAGLAQTLVPARRISESFSESERTTGHLAWYSAAYALGFGATTLLGNRLGSVCGQRQTFILGYLWFALWSLLAGLSVYVQRNGDSGTVYFCVCRGMQGIGPALITPNGQAMLQRAYPPGSRKTLAMGLFDAAVPLGLVLGSVMTGLFAGFGSWSWAFYSLAPVCLALGVSSALLIPSKRVLVHDFEGNLWKRLDILGLVFGVAALVLFCVGWNQAPIVTFESPVPYILIFAGLILIPLFTFFETQASHPLVPVKSMHIPSCFTLGFVAASWAAFGVWIWYFAQFMEVLGDWTPLLVGAGLIPVLVVGVVVGFMCCPFMNHDLTAHLAMVVAAVFTLIGSALMATASEKQSYWVNPFISTIFMGAGIVLVLPASVTGLTRSVPQGQPGLASSLSTTWAAFSFAVSLGMAGAVEMGNSNRDTHPREGYRDAQYLGLGMSGLSLVLALGLLCAACLRR, via the coding sequence ATGGAGCCTCTCAGGAGTCTGGAGAGGCAGGACTCGGAGAAGTCAGAGGCTCGCCGCGAGCACCTCCGCGTCAATGCCGCCGTTCAGAATGTCACTGACACAATGATCGCCGTGACCGAGTCTTTTCGTCACCACTACCAACAGCAGTATGGTGGCTACGCTCccccggcgccggcgccgactTACACACACTCTCGAAGCTCGTCCAACACCAGCGAATCAACCGAGCGCCTGCTAGACGTAGATCCTATGAGGCACATGAGCGTGTCTGACATGTCCCCGTCTTCGATATCTCCCTATCAAACCAGCCCTGTGCCCAACGTGCTTGTCCCAGGACGTTCACCAGACGCCGAGTCGGATTCTCTCCTCGAGACAGACATGTACACGGAGATGACTGAAACCACAGGGCCAGCTCCCGAAGACTTGATTCGCCTTGCAACACCAAATCTACCTGCTCGACTGGATACACCTCACACGCCTCCTCCCCGCTTCAGTATCCCAGTTAACCTCTCAGAACGTCAACCTCACGTCTCCCCGCCTCAGCTTGCAACGGACTTTTCAGTCAACCATGGAGGACTTGTCAATGCTGCCAGACGCTTCGAGGCGTTCAGATCGACTACTCAGCATCATCAGTACATGGCGCTTAGACCCGATGTCGGTACCGAAACGCAACCTCTCGGCACAACCACCCTCATCCGCGCAGGCACCGATGTCGAATCTCCAGTATCCAAGGGCGGCGTACGGAGGAAACCCCTGACTCGAGGTGCCAAGCCGATCGAGTTCAATTACGCCACCAACGAAACCCTCTTTGTTGCCGTCATCTGCATGGCCCAGGTGCTGGCGTTTGCTGGCCTTGCTCAGACCTTGGTGCCTGCTCGAAGAATTAGCGAGTCCTTTTCAGAGTCGGAGCGTACTACAGGACACCTCGCGTGGTACTCGGCAGCATATGCCCTTGGCTTTGGGGCAACGACTCTTCTCGGTAATCGGCTCGGAAGTGTTTGTGGTCAGAGGCAGACATTTATCCTGGGCTATCTCTGGTTTGCCCTGTGGAGTCTCCTTGCTGGACTGAGTGTATACGTTCAAAGGAACGGCGATTCGGGGACCGTCTACTTTTGTGTCTGCCGTGGTATGCAAGGAATTGGTCCAGCATTGATTACTCCCAATGGTCAGGCCATGCTCCAGCGTGCTTATCCACCTGGTTCTCGAAAGACGCTCGCCATGGGCTTGTTCGACGCTGCTGTACCTTTGGGCTTGGTTCTTGGTTCAGTCATGACAGGACTCTTTGCCGGGTTTGGGTCTTGGTCCTGGGCGTTCTACTCACTGGCACCGGTGTGTCTAGCGCTGGGAGTTTCCAGTGCTCTCCTTATTCCGTCCAAGAGGGTTTTGGTTCACGACTTTGAGGGCAACCTCTGGAAACGGCTCGACATTCTGGGTCTGGTGTTTGGCGTTGCTGCTCTGGTTCTTTTCTGCGTCGGCTGGAACCAGGCGCCTATTGTAACATTTGAAAGCCCGGTGCCATATatcctcatctttgctggcctcatcctcatcccgcTATTCACCTTTTTCGAAACGCAAGCGAGTCATCCTCTGGTTCCCGTCAAATCGATGCATATACCGTCATGCTTCACCCTTGGTTTTGTGGCGGCGAGCTGGGCGGCTTTTGGAGTTTGGATTTGGTACTTCGCCCAGTTCATGGAAGTCTTGGGAGACTGGACACCTCTGCTTGTTGGAGCAGGGCTAATTCCTGTGCTTGTTGTCGGTGTCGTCGTTGGGTTCATGTGTTGCCCCTTTATGAACCATGACTTGACGGCTCACctggccatggtggtggcGGCAGTTTTCACGCTGATTGGCTCTGCCCTGATGGCTACGGCTTCAGAAAAGCAGTCTTACTGGGTCAATCCCTTTATAAGCACCATCTTTATGGGAGCGGGGATTGTCTTGGTGCTTCCGGCCTCTGTTACTGGCCTGACTCGAAGCGTTCCCCAAGGACAGCCCGGACTCGCAAGTAGCCTCAGTACGACGTGGGCAGCATTCAGCTTTGCTGTGAGTTTGGGCATGGCGGGTGCTGTGGAGATGGGGAACAGCAATAGAGATACCCATCCTCGGGAAGGGTACAGAGATGCGCAGTACCTTGGTCTGGGGATGAGCGGGTTGAGCCTTGTATTGGCCTTGGGCCTTCTCTGTGCTGCTTGTTTAAGGCGTTGA
- a CDS encoding H/ACA ribonucleoprotein complex subunit, whose translation MSFRGGSRGRGGSGFGGRGGGRGGFQQRDMGPPAQILEMGKFMHACEGEMVCESINPKVPHFNAQIFLENKTAVGKVDEVLGPINQVFFTIKPTEGIQATSFKEGDKFYIGSEKLLPLDKFLPKPKPPPGAPKVKRAGGGRGGPRGGGRGGFGARGGGRGGFGGGRGGPRGGSRGGFGGRGGGRGGSGGFSRGGSGFGGGRGRGGFSRGGR comes from the exons atgtctttcCGAGGCGGTTCGCGAGGTCGGGGCGGTAGCGGCTTTGGCGGTCGCGGAGGCG GCCGTGGAGGTTTCCAGCAGCGAGACATGGGTCCTCCTGCTCAGATCCTCG AGATGGGCAAGTTCATGCACGCGTGCGAAGGTGAAATGGTCTGCGAGtccatcaaccccaaggtGCCTCACTTCAACGCGCAAATCTTCCTCGAGAACAAGACGGCCGTcggcaaggtcgacgaggtcCTCGGCCCCATCAACCAggtcttcttcaccatcaagccCACCGAGGGCATCCAGGCCACCTCGTTcaaggagggcgacaagTTCTACATCGGCTCCGAGAAGCTCCTGCCCCTCGACAAGTTcctccccaagcccaagcccccgCCCGGTGCTCCCAAGGTCAAGCGCGCCGGTGGTGGTCGCGGCGGTCCCCGTGGTGGCGGACGTGGTGGTTTCGGTGCTCGCGGAGGTGGTCGTGGTGGCTTTGGcggtggccgtggtggtCCTCGGGGTGGTTCCCGAGGTGGCTTTGGTGGCCGAGGAGGTGGTCGCGGTGGCAGCGGTGGTTTCTCCCGGGGTGGCAGCGGCTTCGGCGGTGGTCGAGGACGTGGTGGTTTCAGCCGAGGCGGCCGATAA